The Mucilaginibacter terrenus genome has a segment encoding these proteins:
- a CDS encoding NAD(P)-dependent alcohol dehydrogenase produces the protein MIETKAYAAQDEKTPLAPWTFERREVGPHDVQFDILYCGVCHSDLHQIRNDWFPGIFPMVPGHEIVGRVVKVGDHVKNFKVGDLAATGCMVDSCQICENCKNDLEQYCLEGSTQTYNSMERDGSMPTYGGYSNTIVVREEFVLHLKEGVDLAAVAPLLCAGITTYSPLRHWKVGKGHKLAVLGLGGLGHMGVKFGVAFGAEVTVLSTSPSKEEDAKKLGAHHFVVTKDPEQIKAAMGTFDFILDTVSAPHDFNMYLSLLRTDGTMICVGVPPEPAQVAAFSLLAGRKSLAGSGIGGIKETQEMLDFCAENNIVSDIEMIDIKDIEDAYKRMEKGDVRYRFVIDMATL, from the coding sequence ATGATCGAAACAAAAGCTTACGCCGCGCAGGACGAAAAAACTCCGTTGGCACCCTGGACCTTCGAGCGCCGCGAGGTTGGCCCTCATGACGTCCAGTTTGATATTTTATATTGTGGCGTATGCCATTCAGATCTTCACCAGATTAGGAACGATTGGTTCCCGGGTATATTCCCAATGGTGCCCGGCCACGAGATTGTCGGCCGTGTAGTAAAGGTGGGCGACCACGTAAAGAACTTTAAGGTGGGTGACCTTGCCGCTACCGGTTGCATGGTAGATTCGTGCCAGATATGCGAAAACTGCAAGAACGACCTTGAGCAGTACTGCCTGGAAGGCAGCACGCAAACTTACAACAGTATGGAGCGCGATGGATCTATGCCTACTTACGGCGGCTATTCCAACACCATTGTAGTGCGCGAAGAGTTTGTGCTGCACCTTAAAGAAGGTGTAGACCTGGCTGCTGTTGCGCCGCTGCTTTGCGCGGGTATTACTACGTATTCGCCGCTAAGGCACTGGAAGGTTGGTAAAGGCCACAAATTAGCGGTGTTAGGTTTAGGTGGCCTGGGCCACATGGGCGTTAAATTTGGGGTTGCCTTTGGTGCTGAAGTTACTGTACTAAGCACATCTCCATCTAAAGAAGAGGATGCAAAAAAACTTGGCGCACACCACTTTGTGGTTACCAAAGATCCGGAGCAAATAAAAGCCGCCATGGGCACGTTTGACTTTATACTGGATACCGTGTCAGCACCGCACGACTTTAACATGTACCTGTCATTACTGCGTACCGATGGTACCATGATATGTGTAGGCGTACCGCCAGAACCTGCACAGGTAGCCGCGTTCAGCTTGTTAGCAGGACGTAAGAGCCTTGCCGGATCCGGCATCGGCGGCATAAAAGAAACCCAGGAAATGCTTGATTTCTGCGCCGAGAACAATATTGTATCTGATATTGAAATGATAGACATTAAGGACATTGAAGATGCATACAAGCGTATGGAAAAAGGCGATGTACGCTACCGTTTTGTTATTGATATGGCCACGTTGTAG
- a CDS encoding DUF892 family protein, whose translation MRKEELEPMALPLSKLEPKQLRSFFITHLDHIYAAKKHVLNNLPQLANLAHFTDLRNSILEIKDEISKQIRRMDVIYSLLETSHGDGSHGGWEGLIDNAFAAVQDNFDCAELRDLAIIFHMQNIESLETASFKVLQMAAVRFRSKEINQLLKENYDEANSDRLLLLLIMSKYITG comes from the coding sequence ATGAGAAAAGAAGAGTTGGAACCAATGGCATTGCCGTTATCCAAATTAGAGCCGAAACAATTAAGATCGTTCTTCATTACCCACCTCGACCACATCTACGCTGCTAAAAAGCATGTTTTAAACAACTTACCGCAGCTTGCCAACCTTGCTCACTTTACCGATCTGCGCAATTCTATCCTGGAGATAAAGGACGAGATCAGTAAACAGATCCGGAGAATGGATGTAATTTACTCCTTATTAGAAACCAGCCATGGTGACGGCAGTCACGGCGGATGGGAAGGCCTTATAGACAATGCATTTGCAGCCGTTCAGGACAACTTTGACTGCGCCGAACTGCGTGACCTGGCCATCATCTTTCATATGCAAAACATCGAGAGCCTGGAAACAGCCTCTTTTAAAGTATTGCAAATGGCGGCTGTAAGATTTCGTAGTAAAGAGATCAACCAGTTGCTTAAAGAGAATTATGACGAGGCAAACTCCGACAGGCTATTGCTGCTGCTTATCATGTCTAAGTATATAACAGGATGA
- a CDS encoding DUF3095 domain-containing protein has protein sequence MLDDTSQFYTQLPMHSRSLGDLLVSTGLFQDIPADWHIIITDIKDSTRAVFEGRHQDVNLIATGSIVSVLNLAFAMEVTVPFFFGGDGATFIVPPVLIDKAMQALTIFKTNTRDNFGLELRTGTVAVKDVYEHDHHIKIAKFSATDVFTIPIILGNGLNYAERLVKGDDYMFADTDGGSEELDLTGMQCRWDKIAPPQNRDEVISLLVVARDGESQSDVFKEVMDAIDTIYGSPQKRQPISVDQLKFNTTFNKLGTEMRVRIGRIKWLEFLRTWLLSLYGYIYFGTSSGKRYLESLVQMADTLVIDGKINTVMSGKAKQRAELEKVLDKLEAQGKLVYGMFISQASVMSCYVRDLKDDHIHFVDGAEGGYTQAAKMLKAKLKALPPINL, from the coding sequence ATGTTAGATGATACCAGCCAGTTTTACACCCAGTTGCCGATGCACTCCCGGTCGTTGGGGGATCTGTTGGTATCTACCGGCTTGTTTCAGGACATACCTGCCGACTGGCACATTATCATTACGGATATAAAGGATTCTACAAGAGCGGTGTTTGAGGGTCGGCACCAGGATGTTAACCTGATAGCTACGGGTAGTATAGTATCAGTTTTAAACCTCGCATTTGCAATGGAGGTTACCGTGCCGTTCTTTTTTGGCGGCGATGGTGCAACCTTTATTGTACCGCCCGTGCTGATAGATAAAGCAATGCAGGCGCTCACGATTTTCAAGACCAATACCCGCGATAATTTTGGGCTGGAGCTGCGTACCGGCACTGTAGCTGTTAAAGACGTATACGAACACGATCACCATATTAAAATAGCCAAGTTTAGCGCTACTGATGTTTTTACTATCCCCATTATACTAGGTAATGGCCTTAATTACGCCGAACGGCTGGTAAAAGGAGACGACTACATGTTTGCTGATACCGACGGCGGAAGCGAGGAGCTTGACCTTACCGGCATGCAATGCAGGTGGGATAAAATTGCGCCGCCGCAAAACCGCGACGAGGTGATAAGCCTGCTGGTAGTAGCCAGGGACGGAGAGTCCCAGTCGGATGTTTTTAAAGAAGTAATGGATGCTATTGATACTATATATGGCTCCCCGCAGAAACGGCAGCCTATCTCTGTAGATCAGTTGAAATTTAATACCACCTTTAACAAGCTGGGTACCGAAATGCGTGTACGGATAGGCCGTATAAAATGGCTCGAGTTTTTACGTACCTGGTTGCTAAGCCTGTACGGTTACATTTACTTTGGCACCAGTAGCGGCAAGCGCTATCTTGAAAGCCTGGTGCAAATGGCCGACACGCTGGTTATTGATGGTAAGATAAACACAGTAATGTCTGGCAAGGCGAAGCAACGCGCCGAACTTGAAAAAGTGCTGGACAAGCTGGAAGCACAAGGTAAATTGGTGTACGGCATGTTCATAAGCCAGGCATCAGTAATGTCCTGCTACGTACGCGACCTTAAAGATGACCACATCCACTTTGTTGACGGTGCCGAAGGTGGGTATACGCAGGCCGCTAAAATGCTTAAAGCCAAGCTAAAAGCCTTGCCACCAATTAACCTTTAG
- a CDS encoding ligand-gated ion channel — translation MRRLLSPYFIAAVLLLTVITSFAAPAQKQVPDTVKTGVYITSIHDINFKDKEYTVNLWLWLKYKNKKFDFVHNLEVPQAKSVTTSFSTVDSSDNRMFIMMKLQCVMKDSWVTENFPFDHQRLRFSIENSQFDSKSLVFVADTSGKQFDPKFTLRGWNVDSIKQSTGIKAYETAFGDESLAKPHTEYGTYRLRMVISRDAMGLFWKMFLGMYVAFLIAYMCFYIHTDSIDSRFGLSVGALFAVVGNKYIIDATLPESTSFTLVDTLHGITLLFILMVIISTAYSLRLVKEDKLKDARRFDLLCAQVLLASYFLLNFWFIYDAVRA, via the coding sequence ATGCGTAGATTGTTAAGCCCCTACTTTATTGCTGCTGTGCTGCTATTAACGGTTATCACTTCTTTTGCTGCTCCAGCACAAAAGCAGGTACCCGATACAGTTAAGACAGGCGTTTACATCACCAGCATACACGACATCAACTTTAAAGATAAAGAGTACACCGTAAACCTGTGGCTCTGGCTTAAATACAAGAACAAGAAGTTTGACTTTGTTCATAACCTGGAAGTCCCTCAGGCAAAATCAGTAACTACATCCTTTTCCACTGTAGACTCGAGCGATAACCGCATGTTTATCATGATGAAGCTGCAATGCGTCATGAAAGATTCGTGGGTTACCGAAAATTTTCCATTCGATCATCAGCGCTTAAGGTTCTCTATTGAAAACTCGCAGTTCGATTCGAAGTCGCTTGTATTTGTCGCTGATACCAGCGGCAAGCAATTTGATCCGAAATTTACGCTCAGAGGGTGGAACGTGGACAGTATAAAGCAGTCTACCGGCATAAAAGCTTACGAAACAGCTTTTGGTGATGAAAGCCTTGCAAAACCGCATACCGAATATGGTACTTACCGGCTGCGAATGGTGATATCGCGCGATGCAATGGGCTTGTTTTGGAAGATGTTCCTGGGTATGTATGTGGCGTTTTTAATTGCTTACATGTGCTTTTACATCCATACAGATAGTATAGACTCGCGTTTTGGCCTGAGTGTTGGCGCATTGTTCGCGGTGGTAGGTAATAAATATATCATTGATGCCACCTTGCCGGAGTCTACCTCGTTTACGCTGGTAGATACGCTGCATGGCATCACCCTGCTGTTCATCCTGATGGTCATTATCAGTACGGCATACTCGTTAAGGTTGGTTAAGGAAGATAAGCTGAAGGATGCTAGGCGTTTTGATCTGCTTTGTGCCCAGGTATTGCTTGCATCGTACTTTTTACTTAACTTTTGGTTTATTTACGACGCCGTGAGGGCATAA
- a CDS encoding HAD family hydrolase, producing the protein MDSLKNKYDSIIFDLDGTLWDSTETITQAWQAALNQAPYMSHEVMTRERVRSITGMTYDKIFEKLFPYLDTVQRAEVQKLCSISELHILNEKGGTLYPQLAETLEYLGKTYKLYIVSNCQSGYIELFLNLHNMHQSFLGHQCYGTKGNPKADNIRDIVNDNNLQAPVYVGDTMGDYESATKAGVPFIFASYGFGEVESGQVATINNFADLQQIL; encoded by the coding sequence ATGGACAGCTTAAAAAATAAATACGACAGCATAATATTTGATCTTGACGGTACCCTTTGGGACAGTACCGAAACTATAACACAGGCATGGCAGGCAGCCCTTAACCAGGCACCTTACATGAGCCACGAGGTGATGACCAGAGAACGCGTACGGTCTATCACCGGGATGACTTACGATAAGATATTTGAAAAGCTATTCCCCTATTTGGATACTGTGCAACGTGCAGAAGTGCAAAAGCTGTGTTCAATTAGCGAGTTGCATATCCTAAACGAGAAAGGCGGCACGCTGTACCCGCAACTGGCCGAGACGCTGGAATACCTGGGCAAAACCTACAAGTTATATATTGTCAGCAATTGCCAAAGCGGCTACATTGAGTTGTTTTTGAACCTGCACAACATGCACCAGTCCTTTTTAGGGCACCAGTGCTATGGCACAAAGGGCAACCCTAAAGCTGATAACATCCGCGACATTGTTAACGACAATAACCTGCAGGCACCTGTTTACGTGGGTGACACCATGGGCGACTATGAGTCGGCAACCAAAGCTGGTGTTCCTTTTATATTTGCGTCTTACGGCTTTGGTGAAGTAGAAAGCGGACAAGTGGCAACTATAAATAACTTTGCAGACCTGCAGCAGATACTTTAA
- a CDS encoding MBL fold metallo-hydrolase, with protein sequence MKIYKYLHSCLVFEKEGFKLLCDPGSFTFAEGQVTTETFGDVDAVIITHIHADHLDLPNLKKIVALSGAPVYTNSEVGVALKKEGLAFELMEEGVYDIGPFKIEAIPVVHEPLLDSPIPQMTGLLIDGRILHPADSMEDKLTTYNNLDLLILVTMAPFANELRIAAFGDKVKPKQILPVHDGFAKHFFVKSRFANYKNHFAKSDINFIEVTEPGESIEL encoded by the coding sequence ATGAAAATTTATAAATACCTCCACTCCTGCCTGGTTTTCGAGAAAGAAGGATTTAAGCTCCTGTGCGATCCCGGTAGCTTCACGTTTGCCGAGGGACAGGTAACAACGGAAACTTTTGGCGACGTTGACGCAGTTATAATAACCCATATCCATGCAGACCATCTTGATCTGCCTAATCTTAAAAAGATAGTAGCGCTTTCCGGCGCGCCCGTTTACACCAATAGCGAGGTTGGTGTAGCGCTTAAAAAAGAAGGGTTAGCATTTGAGCTGATGGAGGAAGGTGTATATGACATCGGCCCTTTTAAGATAGAAGCCATACCGGTAGTGCATGAGCCTTTGCTGGATAGCCCCATACCCCAAATGACAGGATTGCTGATTGACGGCCGCATACTGCACCCTGCAGACTCGATGGAAGATAAATTAACCACTTACAATAACCTTGACCTGCTAATATTAGTTACAATGGCGCCATTCGCAAACGAACTGCGCATTGCAGCCTTTGGCGACAAAGTAAAACCAAAACAAATACTGCCTGTGCATGATGGCTTTGCCAAACATTTCTTTGTGAAATCCAGGTTTGCTAATTACAAGAACCATTTTGCAAAATCGGATATCAACTTTATAGAAGTTACAGAACCCGGCGAGAGCATCGAGCTATAA
- a CDS encoding alpha/beta hydrolase, giving the protein MKTIIFIHGMFQNPRSWDKWIAFFSAKGYNCLAPAWPLHEGEPSQLRDNPPTGLGDLHLQTIADEMERVVTAQPEPPIVIGHSVGGLIAQLLAAKGLVDVAVPICSVAPNAMLAFDWGFIKNSALITNPFKGNEPFYTDVESFHSSFCNTMSDEDAKRAFTRTATHDSRNVLRDCMGEAGKIDVDQPHVPLLFIGAEMDQIIPAALCKRNAEAYTHTESISEYKEFSNRGHWICGEHGWEEVAGYIASWIEHHEHVQYHTHELSGH; this is encoded by the coding sequence ATGAAAACCATAATATTTATACACGGCATGTTCCAAAATCCCAGGAGCTGGGATAAATGGATAGCATTTTTTTCTGCCAAAGGCTACAACTGCCTTGCTCCGGCATGGCCCCTGCACGAGGGCGAACCCTCACAATTACGTGATAACCCACCTACTGGTTTGGGCGATCTGCATCTGCAAACGATAGCAGATGAAATGGAACGCGTAGTAACTGCACAACCAGAACCACCAATAGTTATAGGCCACTCAGTAGGCGGCCTTATTGCCCAATTGCTTGCTGCAAAAGGGCTGGTAGATGTTGCTGTGCCCATTTGTTCGGTAGCGCCAAATGCCATGCTGGCATTTGACTGGGGCTTTATTAAGAACAGCGCTTTAATTACAAATCCTTTTAAAGGCAACGAACCGTTTTACACTGATGTTGAGAGCTTTCATTCATCGTTTTGCAACACCATGAGCGATGAAGATGCTAAGCGTGCGTTTACCCGTACCGCCACGCACGACAGCCGCAACGTACTGCGCGATTGCATGGGCGAGGCAGGTAAAATTGACGTTGATCAGCCACACGTTCCCTTGCTGTTTATTGGCGCAGAGATGGACCAGATAATACCTGCCGCACTTTGCAAACGCAACGCTGAAGCTTATACGCACACAGAGAGCATTAGCGAGTACAAAGAGTTTAGTAACCGCGGGCACTGGATATGCGGCGAGCACGGCTGGGAAGAGGTTGCTGGCTACATAGCCAGCTGGATAGAGCACCACGAACATGTGCAGTACCACACACATGAACTTAGCGGGCATTAA
- a CDS encoding outer membrane beta-barrel protein has translation MDDQFDKKLASRIREVFDNYEHPEADMAWAELRKKFPAKQEERKVAWLWWSSAAAILLIMLGIGIWAINKPHKEDTIAIKPAKQVPVQLPVDSATTIIKKPSSSLDIKGDADIASVTKTGKNHTNIDPFGTVKTSRLSSPQKATNFYPVAPAKDGTINSAAKSNEVVASTIPLANNQDAVAKSNDITSATTPARTDEQQPNTAVANPSASVIAQQPAAAKTINDLFKEDVNLKKQATEKKEAKRVNFSVYAATYFNYADGSANQVNAGAGVTSDIRLSRNFKLSTGVMLAQNSLQYDNAPPPAPTNRAASFAAAVDANVKKESLFAASSTSPEFDRFNATLVGLDIPLNIKFEFNPAKSNAYVSAGLSSGTFIDERYTARYTYRTNGIAGAGITSQDQTSTQSFGSFYFAKTVNFALGFGTPVGKNRLVIEPFLKYPIGGMGSQDIRFGSGGVNLKFNFKSSKK, from the coding sequence ATGGATGATCAGTTTGATAAAAAGCTAGCAAGCCGCATCAGGGAGGTGTTTGATAATTACGAACACCCCGAAGCCGATATGGCATGGGCAGAGCTGCGCAAAAAGTTCCCTGCTAAGCAGGAGGAACGTAAAGTTGCGTGGCTGTGGTGGAGCAGCGCTGCGGCCATACTGCTGATTATGCTGGGTATTGGTATTTGGGCTATAAACAAACCACATAAGGAGGATACAATAGCCATTAAACCAGCTAAGCAGGTGCCTGTTCAACTTCCTGTTGATAGTGCCACTACTATTATTAAAAAACCGTCAAGTAGTTTGGATATTAAAGGCGATGCAGATATAGCGTCAGTGACCAAAACCGGCAAAAACCACACAAATATTGATCCTTTTGGAACAGTAAAAACTTCAAGGTTGTCGTCTCCGCAAAAAGCTACAAATTTTTATCCAGTTGCTCCTGCTAAAGATGGAACTATTAACTCAGCGGCAAAAAGCAACGAGGTTGTAGCGAGTACAATACCGCTGGCAAACAACCAGGACGCGGTTGCAAAATCAAACGATATAACATCGGCAACAACGCCTGCCAGAACAGATGAACAGCAGCCTAATACGGCTGTAGCCAATCCTTCGGCGAGTGTTATAGCACAGCAGCCGGCAGCAGCTAAAACAATAAACGATCTGTTTAAAGAGGATGTGAATCTGAAAAAGCAGGCAACAGAAAAGAAGGAAGCTAAGCGTGTAAACTTCAGCGTTTATGCAGCAACTTACTTTAATTATGCAGACGGCAGTGCCAACCAGGTAAACGCGGGCGCGGGCGTTACCTCAGACATTCGCCTGAGCCGGAACTTTAAATTATCTACCGGTGTAATGCTTGCGCAGAACAGCTTGCAGTACGACAATGCGCCACCACCGGCGCCAACAAACAGGGCAGCCAGCTTTGCTGCTGCTGTTGATGCAAACGTAAAAAAAGAAAGCCTGTTTGCGGCATCCAGCACATCACCGGAGTTTGACAGGTTTAATGCAACCTTAGTTGGGCTTGATATACCATTGAACATTAAGTTCGAATTCAACCCGGCAAAAAGCAACGCCTATGTTTCTGCAGGGCTAAGCTCAGGTACATTTATTGACGAGCGCTATACTGCACGTTACACCTACCGCACAAATGGTATAGCAGGAGCGGGTATAACCAGTCAGGATCAAACCAGTACGCAAAGCTTTGGCAGTTTCTATTTTGCTAAGACAGTAAACTTTGCGCTTGGCTTTGGTACGCCGGTTGGCAAGAACAGGCTGGTGATAGAGCCGTTTTTGAAATATCCGATTGGCGGGATGGGTTCGCAGGATATCCGTTTTGGTTCGGGCGGGGTAAACCTCAAGTTCAACTTTAAGTCTTCCAAAAAATAG
- a CDS encoding RNA polymerase sigma factor, whose protein sequence is MHLLHRFTEEEIVSKCKTGSLKYQELLYKQFYGYAMGISARYSLNQDDALEVVNDAFIKVFNNINTYSSDKPFRAWLRTIVVNTAIDRRRKELKHQQNTDIDDAIGVGHAANAIENLNAQDILKLMKQLPQIQLTIFNMYEIDGYNHDEISKILNLPASSSRVYLSRAKEKLRQLITTETHSHG, encoded by the coding sequence ATGCACTTACTCCACCGCTTTACTGAGGAAGAGATTGTCAGTAAATGCAAAACCGGCAGCCTTAAGTATCAGGAATTGCTTTATAAGCAATTCTATGGTTATGCCATGGGTATAAGTGCACGTTACAGCCTTAACCAGGATGATGCGCTTGAAGTTGTTAATGATGCATTTATAAAGGTGTTCAATAATATAAATACATACAGTTCTGATAAACCCTTTAGGGCCTGGTTGCGTACCATAGTAGTAAATACCGCGATAGACCGCAGGCGTAAAGAATTGAAGCACCAGCAAAATACGGATATAGATGACGCTATAGGCGTAGGGCATGCGGCAAACGCTATTGAGAACTTAAATGCGCAGGATATTTTAAAGCTGATGAAGCAATTGCCTCAGATACAGCTAACCATATTTAACATGTACGAAATTGATGGCTACAACCATGATGAGATAAGCAAAATACTAAATCTGCCTGCAAGCTCGTCACGGGTTTATTTAAGCCGTGCTAAAGAGAAGTTGAGGCAATTGATTACAACAGAGACACACAGCCATGGATGA
- the mazG gene encoding nucleoside triphosphate pyrophosphohydrolase: MAITPPVTALTPSAAFERLLTIMNDLRENCPWDKKQTMESLRHLTIEETYELSDAILGGDMQEIKKELGDVMLHLVFYSRIASETKDFDVADVLNSICDKLINRHPHIYSDTEVNDEQDVKRNWEQIKLKEGNKSVLGGVPASLPALVKASRIQEKARGVGFDWDNKQQVWDKVEEELQEFKDEFDKADETQIDREKAESEFGDLMFSLINYARFININPEDALEKTNRKFIKRFQYLEAKAKEHGKDLHEMSLTEMDVFWNEAKKV; the protein is encoded by the coding sequence ATGGCTATAACACCACCGGTAACCGCTTTAACACCTTCAGCAGCTTTTGAGCGACTGCTTACCATCATGAACGACCTGCGGGAGAATTGCCCGTGGGATAAAAAGCAAACGATGGAAAGCCTGCGACACCTTACCATCGAAGAAACGTATGAACTTTCTGACGCGATATTAGGTGGCGATATGCAGGAGATAAAAAAGGAACTGGGTGATGTTATGCTGCATCTGGTATTCTACTCGCGCATAGCTTCTGAAACTAAGGATTTTGACGTAGCTGATGTGCTGAACAGTATTTGCGACAAGCTGATAAACCGTCACCCTCATATCTACAGCGATACGGAGGTGAACGATGAACAGGATGTAAAACGCAACTGGGAGCAGATAAAGCTTAAAGAAGGAAATAAATCTGTACTGGGTGGCGTGCCGGCATCGTTGCCGGCGCTGGTAAAAGCATCCCGTATACAGGAAAAAGCCCGTGGGGTAGGTTTCGACTGGGACAACAAGCAACAGGTTTGGGATAAGGTAGAAGAGGAATTACAGGAGTTTAAAGATGAGTTTGATAAAGCGGATGAGACGCAGATTGACCGGGAAAAAGCCGAAAGTGAATTTGGTGACCTGATGTTCTCGTTGATCAACTACGCACGTTTCATCAACATAAATCCGGAAGACGCTTTGGAGAAAACCAATAGAAAATTTATCAAGCGTTTCCAGTACCTGGAAGCGAAAGCCAAAGAGCATGGCAAAGACCTTCATGAAATGAGCCTGACGGAAATGGATGTATTCTGGAACGAGGCTAAAAAAGTGTAA
- the mnmD gene encoding tRNA (5-methylaminomethyl-2-thiouridine)(34)-methyltransferase MnmD: MITPQNQEHLQIVSTEDGSKTIFNSLVGENYHSRHGAFQESQHVFLRSGLEYFLNKGEKVPAAVSVLEVGFGTGLNFLLSADFCANEAIALSYTGIEAYPLSLEMIADTGYNAYVSTQLWNEFLDKYQQSLVGKTPISDTCNLEVVCTELNAFNSANTYDVIYFDAFAAANQPEMWTDEAITHTLKFLKPGGVFVTYAITGNLKRCIKALGLKVEKAPGAPGKREMLRATYL, translated from the coding sequence ATGATCACTCCTCAAAACCAGGAACATTTACAGATAGTTAGTACTGAAGATGGCTCTAAAACCATTTTTAACTCCCTAGTTGGCGAAAATTACCACTCGCGACACGGTGCTTTTCAGGAAAGTCAGCATGTTTTCTTAAGATCGGGTCTGGAGTATTTTCTAAATAAGGGCGAAAAGGTACCCGCAGCAGTAAGTGTACTGGAAGTAGGATTTGGTACAGGGCTCAACTTTCTGCTTAGTGCCGACTTTTGCGCAAATGAAGCAATTGCGCTGAGCTATACTGGTATAGAAGCCTACCCACTTTCTTTGGAAATGATTGCCGATACAGGTTACAATGCCTACGTCTCCACCCAGTTGTGGAATGAATTTTTAGATAAATATCAACAGTCACTTGTCGGGAAAACACCCATAAGCGATACATGTAACCTGGAGGTGGTTTGCACAGAACTTAATGCCTTTAATTCGGCAAACACCTACGATGTCATATACTTTGACGCATTTGCAGCAGCTAACCAACCCGAGATGTGGACTGATGAGGCCATTACCCACACGTTAAAATTTCTTAAGCCTGGCGGCGTATTTGTAACGTACGCTATAACAGGCAACCTTAAGCGCTGTATCAAAGCGCTTGGGCTCAAGGTGGAAAAGGCACCCGGCGCTCCAGGTAAACGTGAGATGCTTAGGGCAACATACCTTTAG
- a CDS encoding PAS domain-containing sensor histidine kinase, with protein sequence MRIELEDRQAMLAAIIDSSHDAIISKTLAGIITSWNGSAKRMFGYDESEVIGKHISILIPTDRLNEENIIISNIASGKKVDHFETIRLRKDGSEINISLTISPIRDATGKIIGASKIARDITEQLEIREKLRQYNEELEKINSYKDEFIGMASHELKTPLTSLTGYLQLLLRNVQNDKDKVFASKAVAQISRLTTLVSDLLDISKIQSGQLPLNYELFDLDDMIAETIGDVQQTTSHEIFFERSGTPKLLNGDRQRLEQVLINFLTNAIKYSPEAKKAIVTSSTQGDVIRFSVKDFGIGISKDQHDRIFSRYYRVQDTGPGFSGLGIGLYITAGIVSRHNGKIGLESEPGKGSEFWVELPIASPAA encoded by the coding sequence ATGAGAATTGAGTTAGAAGACAGGCAGGCAATGCTTGCCGCAATTATCGACTCTTCACACGACGCGATCATCAGCAAAACGCTTGCGGGTATTATCACCAGTTGGAATGGATCAGCCAAAAGGATGTTCGGCTATGATGAGTCGGAGGTTATCGGTAAGCATATTTCTATTCTTATCCCTACAGACAGGCTGAACGAAGAAAATATTATTATTTCTAATATCGCTTCAGGAAAAAAGGTAGATCACTTTGAAACCATTCGCCTGAGAAAGGACGGGTCTGAGATCAACATCTCCTTAACAATATCACCCATCAGAGATGCTACAGGGAAAATCATTGGTGCATCCAAAATCGCGCGTGATATTACAGAACAGCTGGAAATTCGAGAGAAGCTAAGGCAGTATAATGAGGAGCTGGAGAAAATAAACTCCTATAAGGATGAATTTATTGGTATGGCAAGCCACGAGCTTAAAACGCCGCTTACCAGCCTTACAGGGTACCTGCAGTTGCTGCTGCGTAATGTTCAGAATGATAAAGACAAGGTATTTGCCAGTAAAGCAGTTGCGCAGATAAGCAGGCTCACTACACTCGTCTCAGATCTGCTGGATATATCAAAAATCCAATCCGGGCAACTACCACTCAATTATGAGCTGTTTGACCTCGACGATATGATTGCCGAAACTATTGGCGATGTACAGCAAACTACATCACACGAGATTTTTTTTGAGAGGAGCGGTACACCTAAATTGCTAAATGGCGACCGCCAACGGCTCGAACAAGTGTTGATCAACTTTCTAACCAATGCTATAAAGTACTCTCCCGAAGCTAAAAAGGCTATAGTTACCAGCAGTACTCAGGGCGATGTTATCAGATTTTCGGTGAAAGATTTTGGCATCGGAATATCAAAGGATCAGCACGACCGTATTTTTTCGCGGTATTATCGTGTTCAGGATACAGGTCCGGGGTTCTCTGGGCTTGGTATAGGCTTATACATTACAGCAGGTATAGTTAGCAGGCACAATGGCAAAATAGGCTTGGAAAGCGAGCCTGGTAAGGGTTCAGAGTTTTGGGTGGAATTGCCCATTGCATCACCAGCGGCTTAG